The sequence below is a genomic window from Clostridia bacterium.
GAGAAGGTGCGCCGCGATGTGCTTGATGTTGTGGCGCGAACCGAGCGGGAACTGGCGGCGATAGGCCCAGGCTACGGTTTCAGCGACATCACCCCAGGAAACATGGAGGGCGGCCTCACTACCATCGAAGAGAAATCGCTTGGATGTATCCGAAAAGGGGGCAGCCGACCGATAATGCAGGTGGTTGGATATGGAGAGCGCCCCGGGAGACACGGGCTCATCATCATGGACACTCCTGGCCAAGACATCGAGTCGCTCACCGGGATGATGGCTGGCGGGGCACAGATGGCGCTGTTCACGACTGGCCGCGGAACACCCACTGGCTCGCCGGCAGCGCCTGTGATCAAGGTCGTGAGCAACACTCCCACATTCGAGAAGATGCGCAAGAACCTCGACATAAACGCAGGCGGCATAGTCGATGGAACCAGAAGCCTCGACGCAGTGGCCGGCGACATCGTCGACTTCATATTCGAAGTGGCGGGAGGGCGACTTACTGCATCTGAGGCTCACGGCCATCGCGAGTTCGGACTCCGGCGCCGTGGAGCGACGGGCTGCATCTACTAGCAGGTTCTGCTGGCCTTGCGGCTGAGCAGCGAATGCTTGAGGAGTGGGGAACGTGGAGCGCGACAACTGCAATATCCTGGTGATCAACCCCGGTTCTACGTCCACAAGGGTCGCAGTGTTTCAACGTGATAAGCCGATCATTGTTGAATCGTACTCTCATACCGCGGATGAGTTGTCGCGCTTTCCACACATAATGGACCAGCTTGAGTGGAGGCGCGGGCTTATAGAGCAAGCCCTCGCGGATCACAGATTCGACATGCATTCCCTGGCTGCCATTGCATGCAGGGGGGGCCGCTTGAAGCCTCTTCCAAGTGGGACTTACCTTGTGAATGATCGGATGATCGATGACTCCCGCCGTGGTCTTCAGGGCGAGCATGCTTCGAACCTTGCCTGTGTGATCGGCGGGATGATAGCCAGAACCATCGGTATACAGGCGTTCATAGTGGACCCTGTATCAGTTGATGAACTGGATGACATTGCGCGCATCGGTGGGCTGAAAGAGATCCAAAGGAATAGCCTCTCACATGCGCTCAACATGAAGGCGGTTGCGCGGCGAGGAGCGACTGACATAGGGAAGCGCTACGAGGAGAGCCGCATCATAGTGGCTCACATCGGCGGTGGAGGCTCGGTGAGCGCACATCAAAACGGGCGGATGATCGATCTGATCAACTGCGACAAGGAAGGGCCGTTCACCGCGGAGCGCGCTGGAGGGCTGCCCACCCTTGACCTTGTAAACCTCTGCTATTCCGGACGCTTCACCCGCGACGATGTGGTCAAGATGCTCGTGGGTGGAGCAGGGCTCATGTCGCACCTGGGGACGAAGGATGCGCGTGAGGTGGAGCGGCGGATCGCCGAAGGAGACCAGCGTGCTGCACTGGTGTATCAGGCTATGGCCTACCAGTTCGCAAAGGCCATAGGGAGCATGGCGACAGTGCTTCTGGGAGCGGTGGACCTCATAGCAGTCACAGGAGGCATGGCCCATTCGGACAGGCTTGTTTGCGACATTCGGAAGCGCGTGGAGTTCATTGGCGAAGTTCGCGCGTACCCCGGAGAAAACGAGCTAGAGTCGCTTGCCTTAGGCGTGTTGAGGGTGTTGCTAAACCAGGAGATGCCAAAGGTGTACGAATGAGCCCAGCGAGGGCATGCGGCGGGAGGACGACTTGGATGAACGGTTTCGATGAAGTAATGACCTTGGCGCCGCGTGGCCGGACCATAGCTGTTGCGGGCGCAGCCGACGATGTGGTTCTCAAGGCCATATCTGAGGCCTACAAGTGCGGCATCATCTCTGGCGGTGTGTTCGCCGCGGCCAATGCAGGCTGTGAGGACAGGGCACGTGAGCTTGGGCTGGAGGGATTCCAGGTTGTAGAAGGCGGAACCGATGCCGACGTATGCGCGAGCGCAGTGAGGGCAGTGCGAGACGGGCAGTGCGACATTCTAATGAAGGGGTTCGTTCAAACCCGCGATTTCATGCGGGCCGTGCTCGACCGAGACCGGGGATTGGCCACCGGACGTGTTCTTTCGCAGACGGGAGTGTATGAGATCCCCGGACTCGACCGTATACTGCTCATGGCTGATGTCGGTATCGTGATATCGCCCACGCTTGAGCAGAAGATCCAGATCGTGGAGGGAGCGCTCGACGTGGCCTACGCACTGGGTATTGCACGTCCCCGAGTTGCGATGCTTTCGTGCGTCGAGACGATCA
It includes:
- the buk gene encoding butyrate kinase, which produces MERDNCNILVINPGSTSTRVAVFQRDKPIIVESYSHTADELSRFPHIMDQLEWRRGLIEQALADHRFDMHSLAAIACRGGRLKPLPSGTYLVNDRMIDDSRRGLQGEHASNLACVIGGMIARTIGIQAFIVDPVSVDELDDIARIGGLKEIQRNSLSHALNMKAVARRGATDIGKRYEESRIIVAHIGGGGSVSAHQNGRMIDLINCDKEGPFTAERAGGLPTLDLVNLCYSGRFTRDDVVKMLVGGAGLMSHLGTKDAREVERRIAEGDQRAALVYQAMAYQFAKAIGSMATVLLGAVDLIAVTGGMAHSDRLVCDIRKRVEFIGEVRAYPGENELESLALGVLRVLLNQEMPKVYE
- a CDS encoding phosphate acyltransferase, coding for MNGFDEVMTLAPRGRTIAVAGAADDVVLKAISEAYKCGIISGGVFAAANAGCEDRARELGLEGFQVVEGGTDADVCASAVRAVRDGQCDILMKGFVQTRDFMRAVLDRDRGLATGRVLSQTGVYEIPGLDRILLMADVGIVISPTLEQKIQIVEGALDVAYALGIARPRVAMLSCVETINPAIPGNADACLVAAMGRRGQLDGARKVRPARGRGTGNPGCCGDDGGAGGAGAGIGANAVCGGPLVDGPLALDNAISPEAASHKGITSQVAGRADILITPDLNSGNMLAKSAIYFAGAGAAGIVTGATRPIVLTSRADSDATKLHSIAVAALMGAYS